A genome region from Eretmochelys imbricata isolate rEreImb1 chromosome 8, rEreImb1.hap1, whole genome shotgun sequence includes the following:
- the IER5 gene encoding immediate early response gene 5 protein — MEFRLEAHRIVSISLGKIYSARGQRGGLKLHKNLLVSLVLRSARRVYLGEPGGECPLPPRPGPPPPPDCERLRRGCRPLDSEAAARGRAECPAESPRKRSAAERGQAAGSPGKKPRREAEPPPPQEDMETGNVASLISIFGSGFSGLLGKERGAAEASEPGQVCCEQPVLRSLNPWSTAIVAF, encoded by the coding sequence ATGGAGTTCCGGCTGGAGGCGCATCGCATCGTCAGCATCTCGCTGGGCAAGATCTACAGCGCGCGGGGCCAGCGCGGCGGCCTCAAGCTGCACAAGAACCTGCTGGTGTCGCTGGTGCTGCGCAGCGCCCGCCGGGTCTACCTGGGCGAGCCCGGCGGCGAGTGCCCCCTGCCGCCCCGCCCGGGGCCACCGCCGCCCCCGGACTGCGAGAGGCTGCGGCGGGGCTGCCGCCCGCTGGACTCGGAGGCGGCGGCGCGGGGCCGGGCGGAGTGCCCGGCCGAGTCCCCTCGcaagcggagcgcagctgagcgggGCCAGGCGGCGGGCTCCCCGGGGAAGAAGCCGCGGCGTGAGGCGGAGCCGCCCCCGCCACAGGAGGACATGGAGACCGGCAACGTGGCCAGCCTCATCAGCATCTTCGGCTCCGGCTTCTCGGGGCTGCTGGGCAAGGAGCGCGGCGCGGCGGAGGCGAGCGAGCCGGGGCAGGTCTGCTGCGAGCAGCCGGTGCTGCGGAGCCTCAACCCCTGGAGCACGGCCATCGTGGCCTTCTGA